The following coding sequences lie in one Zingiber officinale cultivar Zhangliang chromosome 2B, Zo_v1.1, whole genome shotgun sequence genomic window:
- the LOC122046818 gene encoding monooxygenase 2-like → MDHTEEIIIVGAGLAGLAVAVGLHRKGIRSLVLESSDTLRAAGFALTVWNNAWRALDALGVGDSLRRHHLRLQTAVVSSASSASLVTKLPVKKHEVRCVRRNLLVEALAGQLPHGTIRYSSKVVAMEDSGESKLLHLADGSTLKAKVVIGCDGINSAVSKWLGLKPPTFSGRHAVRGFTVLPDGHGMKPELKHYNGEGFRAGVLPCDEKSLYWFFTWASNGEKETIQDGLMLKEFVLGKVKASEIPGQVVEIIEKCELSSVASASLRYRSPLNLLSGNMCKGNTCVTGDAFHPMTPDLGQGGCLALEDGVVLARCLAEALCGGGNGEEEQNRRVEVALKEYEKARKWRAFTLVVGSFAFGFVQESGNWFLRLVRERLLPGFLVDRLFIAGSFDCGEL, encoded by the exons ATGGACCATACCGAGGAGATCATCATCGTCGGCGCTGGCCTTGCCGGCCTCGCCGTCGCCGTCGGGCTTCACCGGAAGGGCATCCGCAGCCTCGTCCTCGAGTCCTCCGACACTCTGCGGGCCGCCGGCTTCGCCCTCACCGTATGGAACAACGCCTGGCGAGCTCTCGACGCCCTCGGCGTAGGTGACTCCCTCCGCCGCCACCACCTTCGCCTTCAAAC AGCGGTCGTTTCTTCTGCATCCTCTGCTTCGCTCGTCACGAAACTACCGGTCAAGAAACATGAAGTGCGCTGCGTGAGGAGGAACCTGCTCGTGGAAGCTCTCGCCGGGCAACTTCCCCACGGCACCATAAGGTACTCATCCAAGGTCGTCGCCATGGAAGATTCCGGCGAGTCGAAGCTCCTCCACTTGGCAGACGGATCCACGCTCAAGGCTAAGGTGGTCATCGGCTGCGACGGCATCAACTCGGCCGTCTCCAAATGGCTGGGCCTAAAGCCGCCAACTTTCTCCGGCCGGCACGCCGTCCGTGGCTTCACCGTCCTCCCCGACGGCCATGGAATGAAGCCGGAGCTCAAGCACTACAACGGAGAGGGATTCAGAGCAGGGGTGCTACCCTGCGACGAGAAGAGCCTCTACTGGTTCTTCACTTGGGCTTCCAACGGAGAGAAAGAGACGATCCAGGACGGCCTGATGTTGAAAGAGTTTGTGCTCGGCAAGGTGAAAGCCTCTGAAATTCCAGGACAAGTGGTCGAAATCATAGAAAAATGCGAGCTGAGCAGCGTGGCATCCGCTTCATTAAGATACAGATCGCCACTAAACTTGCTGAGCGGAAACATGTGCAAGGGAAATACCTGCGTGACAGGCGATGCGTTCCACCCCATGACTCCTGACCTCGGCCAAGGAGGCTGCTTGGCCTTGGAAGATGGAGTCGTGCTGGCCAGGTGCTTGGCGGAAGCTCTCTGTGGAGGAGGAAATGGTGAGGAGGAGCAAAATCGCAGGGTTGAGGTAGCGCTGAAGGAGTACGAGAAGGCTCGGAAATGGAGAGCCTTCACACTTGTTGTTGGTTCATTTGCGTTTGGATTCGTTCAAGAAAGTGGCAACTGGTTTCTGCGTCTGGTGAGAGAGAGACTTTTGCCTGGTTTCTTGGTGGACCGGCTGTTCATTGCGGGGAGCTTCGATTGCGGCGAATTGTAA